TCGATTTTGTTGTGAACGCTTCAAAAAACGATCGTGCCTTGAAAGCCCATCTCAATTTACCTTCGGATAGAACCATCTATTTCATCGTCAGAAATCCCTTTGATGCAAAGTTTTTCACCGGAAGAAATGCTGTCATCACTTATTCGACAAAGCCCATCTCTGTTTATAAATCCTTCGAACATCTTTTGGGGAGGTGTTCTTCATGAGGAAACTCTTGGTAGTTCTGCTCGGTGTTCTTCTCGTAACCATAGCTCTTCCGAAAACGAAGATCGTGTTCTGGACCATGTCATTGAAACCAACCTTCACGGATTTCATCCAGGGAATCATTGACAGGTACGAAGCGCTCCATCCTGATATTGATATCGTCTGGGAGGATGTTCCGTGGGATGTTCTGCAGCAAAAACTCCTTGCAGCTTTCTCCTCTGGAAACCCACCCGATGTTGTGAATTTGAACGCTCAGTGGACGATCGAATTCGCTCAGAAAAAAGTTCTGTTTCCAGTCGATGAGCTTCTTCCTGAAGAAGTTATCAACCAGTACTTCGATGGGATGATGAAAGGCCTTACGTGGAAAGGGCACATTTATGGAATACCCTGGTACACAGCAGTTGATGTTATTCTCTACAACAAGGAGATATTCGAAAAAGCCGGACTCGATCCCAAGTACCCACCGAAGACCTGGGATGAGATCTTGCTCTACTCTGTGCTGATAAAGGAAAAAACAGGAAAGTACGGTACGCTTCCAACGATTCTTCAGGATCCATCAGCGATATTCAACTGGGATGGATTGAACCTCTACACGGTAGACGAAAACAACAAAATAAAAGAAGTGCTCTTCGACAGGCTAGAATATGCACACACTTTGAACAAATGGGCAACACTTTACAAGATGAAGTACATTCCGAGCGAGCTTGTTCAAGGTGGAGAATGGACCAGAGCAACGGAACTTTATCAGGCCGGCGAACTTGCCATGTTGATCACGGGACCTCAGTTTGCAGATAGAGTCAAATGGAACGCTCCGGGAATTTACGAGAAATCTGATGTTGCACCAATCCCGGCTCCAAAACCAGGTGTGAGAATGAGTGGTTGGTATTCCACACTGAACATTGTAAGGGGTTCCAAGAATCCGAAAGAAGCGGCGGAGTTCGCTGCTTTTGTTGCGAATCTTGAAAATCAAATCGCCTTCTGTAAACTCGTGACCATATTCCCGACACTCAAGGCAGCGGTTAACGATCCATGGTTCTCCGAAGATGATGGAACGCTGTCTGCCAAAGCAAGGATCATGGGAGCAAAATACCTCCCGTACATAACCTTCTACAACGACGACATACCATTCAGAAAAGAAGCATTTGATAAATTGAAGGATGCCATTGTTCAGGTATTCTTGGGTCAAAAAACACCAGAAGATGCCCTCAAACAGACAGCAGATTACTGGAGATACCTTATAAAGTCCCAGCAGAAGTAAGAAAGCGGGGAGGGGATTCTCCCCTCCCTATTTCGGAAAGGAGAGAAAGAAATGCTCAGAAGAAAGCACCATCTGAGTTTGAGAAAAAGACAGTTGACTCTTACATTCTTCTTCATTACCATTCCAACATTTCTCATGATCTTATTTATATATTACCCACTGATATTCGGTGTAAAGATATCGTTCTACCAGTACGATATGGTGGGAGAATCTATTTTCATTGGGTTGAGAAACTACCTTGAACTTTTGAAGGATCCTCTTTTCTGGAATGCCTTTAAAAATAGTTTGCTGTACCTGTTAGTTGTCCCACCTCTTCAAATTATCTCAATGATGCTCGCCGTTCTATTGGATAAGGCCATAAAAGGAAAGAATCTTTTCAGAACGCTCATTTTCCTTCCCGTTGTAACACCTATAACCATTGCGGCCATCACTTGGCAGTGGATGTACAGAGAGAAAGGTTTCATAAACTTTTTGCTTCAATCTCTTCACATCACTGACAAGCCCATTTCTTTTCTCTCAGATCCCAATGTGGCTCTCTTTGCTATAATGTTCGTCACCATGTGGAAAGGATTTGGTTATTACATGGTGATATACCTAGCAGGGCTCCAAAGCATACCCAGAGAATTGTTGGAAGCAGCGAAGGTGGATGGAGCTCGACCATTTCAAGTGTTTTTCAAGGTGACAATTCCTCTTCTAAAACCATATATACTGTTTTGTTCAACAATGTCATCTATAGCAGCGTTGAATGTATTTGGTGAAATTTATGCTATGACAAAAGGAGGACCAGCTCACGCAACGGAAACAATGGGGCTTTTCATATACAACAAGGCATTTGGTTATCTTCAATTTGGGTATTCGAATGCGGCGGCAATTCTGTTCAGTTTCGTCGTGATTGCCTTCTCACTTTTGAATTTCTATATCTTCAGGGAAGGAGGCCTTAAAAGCTATTATGGCTAAATTTAGAAAGATTTTAACCTATGTGATACTGGTGTTTTTTGCGTTACTATCTGTTTGGCCTTTCTATTGGATAGCAAAGACATCTCTGGAAGCAGGGGGCAACGTCTATAAGTATCCACCGACGCTTTTTCCACATCCTATAACATTTTCAAATTACATTGGAGCTTGGAAAACAGTGAATCTAGGAGGTTACTATCTTAACACGCTGATAATAGCTGGTCTTGGAACATTTCTGAACGTAACTTTTTCTTTGATGGTGGCTTACCCTCTTGCGCGAATCGATTTCAGGGGAAAGCATTTCGTTCTATTTTTGATACTTTTACCGATGATGGTACCTGTTCAAAACACTCTAATAGTCAATTATCTCACTCTGAGGAAGCTGGGAATGTTGAACACCTATTTTGGAGTCGTACTTCCTCA
This genomic window from Thermotoga sp. SG1 contains:
- a CDS encoding sugar ABC transporter substrate-binding protein, which translates into the protein MRKLLVVLLGVLLVTIALPKTKIVFWTMSLKPTFTDFIQGIIDRYEALHPDIDIVWEDVPWDVLQQKLLAAFSSGNPPDVVNLNAQWTIEFAQKKVLFPVDELLPEEVINQYFDGMMKGLTWKGHIYGIPWYTAVDVILYNKEIFEKAGLDPKYPPKTWDEILLYSVLIKEKTGKYGTLPTILQDPSAIFNWDGLNLYTVDENNKIKEVLFDRLEYAHTLNKWATLYKMKYIPSELVQGGEWTRATELYQAGELAMLITGPQFADRVKWNAPGIYEKSDVAPIPAPKPGVRMSGWYSTLNIVRGSKNPKEAAEFAAFVANLENQIAFCKLVTIFPTLKAAVNDPWFSEDDGTLSAKARIMGAKYLPYITFYNDDIPFRKEAFDKLKDAIVQVFLGQKTPEDALKQTADYWRYLIKSQQK
- a CDS encoding carbohydrate ABC transporter permease, with protein sequence MLRRKHHLSLRKRQLTLTFFFITIPTFLMILFIYYPLIFGVKISFYQYDMVGESIFIGLRNYLELLKDPLFWNAFKNSLLYLLVVPPLQIISMMLAVLLDKAIKGKNLFRTLIFLPVVTPITIAAITWQWMYREKGFINFLLQSLHITDKPISFLSDPNVALFAIMFVTMWKGFGYYMVIYLAGLQSIPRELLEAAKVDGARPFQVFFKVTIPLLKPYILFCSTMSSIAALNVFGEIYAMTKGGPAHATETMGLFIYNKAFGYLQFGYSNAAAILFSFVVIAFSLLNFYIFREGGLKSYYG
- a CDS encoding carbohydrate ABC transporter permease, coding for MAKFRKILTYVILVFFALLSVWPFYWIAKTSLEAGGNVYKYPPTLFPHPITFSNYIGAWKTVNLGGYYLNTLIIAGLGTFLNVTFSLMVAYPLARIDFRGKHFVLFLILLPMMVPVQNTLIVNYLTLRKLGMLNTYFGVVLPQAVTVFGIFMMRQAYLNIPKSFEDAARIDGAGELYIWWRIITPLIKPDIATLVVFQVITWWDNFLWPLIVLSDSNKYPLAVALVYLNSTFQVNFRYTAAGIVLSILPVIILFLLAQRYIINAIAGGVKY